One Alnus glutinosa chromosome 3, dhAlnGlut1.1, whole genome shotgun sequence genomic region harbors:
- the LOC133863846 gene encoding peptidyl-prolyl cis-trans isomerase FKBP20-1: MGDAIDLSGDGGVIKTIVRQAKADAIAPTDDLPLVDVHYEGVLAENGEVFDTTREDNTVFSFELGKGAVIKAWDIALKTMKVGEVAKITCMPEYAYGSAGSPPDIPPNATLVFEVELVACRPRKGSSLGSVSEERARLEELKRQRELAAAVKEEEKKKREDAKAAAAARIQAKLESKKGQGKGKGKGK; this comes from the exons ATGGGTGACGCGATTGATTTAAGTGGGGATGGAGGTGTCATCAAGACAATTGTAAGGCAAGCCAAAGCTGATGCCATTGCTCCAACAGATGACCTTCCTCTTGTTGATG TTCATTATGAAGGTGTTCTTGCTGAAAATGGTGAAGTTTTCGATACTACACGTGAAGATAATACTGTGTTCTCTTTTGAGCTTGGAAAGGGTGCTGTAATTAAGGCTTGGGACATTGCGTTGAAAACAATGAAG GTTGGGGAAGTTGCAAAAATCACTTGCATGCCAGAATACGCCTATGGCAGTGCAGGTTCTCCACCAGATATCCCGCCAAA CGCGACCCTTGTCTTTGAGGTAGAATTAGTGGCTTGTAGGCCACGGAAGGGCTCAAGTTTGGGCAGCGTTTCAGAGGAGAGGGCTAGGCTAGA AGAGCTGAAAAGGCAGAGGGAGCTAGCTGCCGCAgtcaaagaagaagagaagaagaagagagaagatgCTAAAGCTGCTGCTGCTGCCCGTATTCAAGCCAAGTTAGAATCCAAGAAAGGTcaaggaaagggaaaggggaaaGGAAAATAG